From Paenibacillus graminis:
CGTCCGAAATGAGCGGAGAAGGCGGCAGCCGCAGTGATATCCGGCTCCCTGAAGCGCAGCTTGAGCTGGTCCGTGAGATGAAGAAGCTTGGAAAGCCGGTTGTGGCCGTTCTGTTCAACGGGCGTCCGCTTGATCTGCATGGCGTGTATGATATAGCGGATGCAGTGCTGGAGGCCTGGTTCCCGGGGAGTGAAGGCGGGGCGGCACTGGCGGATATTTTATATGGCAAGGTGAATCCATCCGGACGTCTGTCCATGTCTTTCCCGTATTCTGTAGGTCAGATTCCTGTGTACTACAATGCTTACAATACGGGCCGGCCGAAACCTGTAGAGCACACCGACAACCGCTATATTTCACAATATATCGATATTCCCAATGAACCGCTGCTCCCCTTCGGTTTCGGCTTAAGTTATACAACTTTTGCCTATGAAGGCTTCTCACTGTCTTCAGACCGTATGTCAGCGGACCGCCCGCTTGAAGCCAGAGTAACCGTAACGAATACCGGAAGCATGGCGGGAACCGAGACAGTACAGCTATACATCCGTGATATGTCCGGTGAGACTGTACGCCCTGTCAAGGAGCTTAAGGACTTCAGACAGGTGCAGCTGCTTCCTGGAGAGAGCCGGGATGTTGTCTTCCAGATCGAGGAGTCTCAGCTCCGTTATTACCACAGTGATTTGACTGTCAGCAGTGATCCCGGCATGTTCACTGTATATGTCGGTGCCAGCAGCCGTGACACCCAGTCAGCCACTTTCCGCTTAGTATAATAACCGTGACAAATGATATGACTGTGAACTTCAAATATAACAGCGGACTATAACCGCAGCAGATAAGGAAGTGAATAGAAATTGACAACTGCACCAAGTACCAAGCTGTCGATTCAAAAGGGAGACTTAAATTTTACATTTTTGGAGAGCGGGGACCTGTACCAGGCGTTCGGCGGTAAAATGATGATCAATCAGCTGTTGTCCAGCAGCGTGGATGGTGCTCCGGGCAATCTATATGCAAGGCTTCATCTGTCCGATGGAATCCAGGCGTTTCCGCTGCTCGGCGTGAAATCTGCCAGCAAGTTCCGCCAGGATGGCGAACGTTTACTATGGCAGGGTGAAATCACAGCGGATCAGGCTGGAGCAGGCCTGGGAAATACGATCCGTTATCAGGTTGTTTTTTCAATGGCGGATAACGGGGTATGGTTCTGGGATGTCACTATCGACGGAGCCGGAGTGCCTCTGGATGTTATTTATACCCAGGATGTGGGGATAGCGTCCCCCGGCGCTGTTACCAGCAATGAGGCTTATCTGTCCCAATATATTGACCATACCGTTTTTCAAGATGAAGCTAAAGGCTATGTGGTATGCTCCCGCCAGAACCAGCCGCAGGACGGGAAGTTTCCGTATCTTCAGCAGGGACTGCTGAGCGGCGCTGCGGGCTATTCCACCGATGGCTTCCAGTTTTTCGGCCTGTCCTACAAAGAGACCAATGAGCCGGAAGCTTTGTCCCAGGCCAAGCTTGCGAATGAAGTGTATCAGTATGAATTTGCCTTCACCGCGCTGCAGTCTTCGCAGACCCGGCTTGAAGGGCAGGCCCGGTTTACATTCTATGGACTGTTCCGGGAGGATCACCCGGCCGCAATTACGGAAATGGAGTATGAAGCGTCTGTGCAGGAGGCTTGGCAGCAAGTCCAGTCTTTGGGCAGCGTCTCTGTAGAGGGTGAATGGCTGGACCGTGTATCCATAAATCCCCGGATCGGTGCTCCGCTGCAGACACTGCCGCTCACCGGAGCTGAGCTGGATGCACTGTTCCCGCACAAGTACCAGGAGGAACGGGAGGGCGGCAAGCTTCTGGCCTTCTTCACCGAAGGTTACGAGCATGTTGTGCTCAAAGATAAAGAGCTGCTTGTGGAGCGTCCGCACGGCCACATTCTGATGAGCGGGGATAATGCGCGTTTGAACCCTGAAGTCATAACTACAACCTCTTACATGTATGGTATCTTCAATTCACAAGTGGTTGTCGGCAATACCAATTTTAATAAAATGATGTCCAATGCCCGCAGTGCACTGAATATCTTCAAAACTTCAGGACAGCGGATTTATGTGCACACAGATGATCAATATCATCTGCTGACCATGCCTTCCCTGTTCGAGATTGGCTTCAATTATGTGCGCTGGTATTATAAAACAGCCTCGGATACCCTGGTGATTACCAATTACACTACCATGGATGAGCCTGAGGTAAGACTGCATGTCCGTTCTGCCAGCGGTATCGCTTACCGCTTCCTGATCACGAACCAGATTACCATGAATGTTGCGGAATATGAGGTTCCTTATGAAGTGTCTCAAGATGAAGCGGAGGGGACGCTGACCTTCCGTGCGGCGAAGTCGGGGACAAGTGCGGAAGTATACCCTGAACTGGCCTACCGGATGCATCTGAACGGGGCGACTTACCGGCTGGGGGATGAGTCCTTCCTGGTGGATGGCCCCGCTCAGGGCAGTGCATCGCTCGTGGTGATGGAACTGGAAGAGAGCGGGGACTGGACCCTTACCTTGCAAGGAATGCTGGATGGCAAGGAGCGTCTGCTGAGCCCCGCTTCTTTTGAAACAGAGGTTGTCCGGTACCGCGAGTTTTTTGCCGGAGTGATGAATGGCTTCAAGCTGACGCAGCCAGGCGGCGGTGAAGGCGAACTGTTCAAGGTGAACGCGCTGGCCTGGTGGTATACCCACAATATGCTCGTTCACTATTCCATGCCTCATGGTTTGGAGCAGTATGGAGGAGCTGCATGGGGAACCCGCGATGTCTGCCAGGGTCCGGTGGAATATTTCCTGGCCACCCACAAATATGAACAGGTGCGGGAAATCCTGCTGACCGTGTTTGCCCATCAGTATGAGGATGACGGGAGCTGGCCGCAATGGTTCATGTTCGATAAGTATACGCATGTCCAGCAGGAGGAGAGCCACGGGGATATTATCGTTTGGCCGCTGAAAGTGCTGGGCGACTATCTGCGGGCGACCCAGGATTACACCGTCCTGGATGTACAGCTCCCGTATACCCGCAAGCACAGTTTCGATTTTACGGAACAAACCGCTTCGCTGCGTGAACATGCACTCAAAGAACTGAATTATATTAAAACTAACTTCCTGCATGATACCTATCTGTCTTCTTACGGCGACGGGGACTGGGATGATACCCTGCAGCCGGCCAATGCCCAGCTTAAGCAGTACATGGTCAGCAGCTGGACGGTTGCCTTGACCTATCAGACAGTGCTTGGACTGTCACGAGTTCTGCAGGATGTGGATGCTGTATGGTCTGGGGAACTGCAACAGCTGGCTGATGGAATCAAAGGCGACTTCAACCGCTATATGCTGGGTACCGATGTGATTCCCGGCTTCCTGTATTTCGAAGATCCGGCCGATGCTAAGCTGCTGCTGCATCCTGAAGATAAGGAGACCGGCATCCAGTACCGTCTGCTGCCGATGACCCGCAGTATGATTGGCGAGCTGCTGACTCCGGAACAGATGGAAGAGCATTATGAGCTGATCCGGGAGCAGTTCCTCTGTCCGGACGGTGTGCGTCTGATGAATCATCCCGCACAATATGCCGGTGGTGTCAGCCTGCACTTCAAACGTGCGGAGCAGGCGGCGAATTTTGGCCGTGAGATTGGTCTGCAATATGTGCACGCCCATATCCGCTTCGTAGAGGCCATGGCCAAGATCGGCAAACGGGATCAGGTCTGGAAGGGGCTGGCCGTCATTAACCCGATCGGCATCCGCGATGCGGTACCGAATGCAGAGCTGCGGCAGAGCAATTCCTATTTCAGCAGCTCGGACGGCAAGTTCGCTAACCGGTATGAGGCGCAGGAGCGTTTTGCAGAGCTGCGTGACGGTTCAGTTCCGGTCAAAGGCGGCTGGAGAATTTATTCCAGCGGTCCGGGGATCTACATGAACCAGCTGATCTCGAATGTGCTGGGCATCCGCGAGGACGGCGGGGATCTGATTATCGATCCTGTATTGCCGGATGAACTGGACGGTACCCGTCTGGACTTCGACTATGGCGGTGCGCCTGCAGCGTTTGTCTACCATTGCTCCCAAGGCGTCCTTAGCTACGTCAAAGTGAACGGCCAGGAGGTTCAGGCAGAACGGCTGGCGAATCCGTACCGCTTGGGCGGGCTGCGGATCAAGCGGGCTGATTTTGACCGTCTGCGCAGCACAGAAGGTACGGTAGTAGATATTTATATGTAAGCTTCCAATGAACAATAAGCAATACATTTGAAAAAAGCGGCCAGTGATGCTCGGATCCGAAACAGGATGCCAAGCAGTCACTGGCCGCTTTTTAGCGTGAGAACTAAAAGGAACATACATCTAAAAAGTCATTTTTTTCGCAGAACTGAGCTAACTGCACTCTGTTCACTAAAATAAACAGAAATACAATTAACAGTTGTAAGCATCAAACAACGAACGCTGGCAGAGTCGGCATCAGAGGAGACCTCTTTCCATAACAGAGTGGCTGAAATAATCGAGCTTCATGGCTTCGCGGACTTCCTTCATCGTTTCTTTGGCGATTCCCCGGGCATGCTTCGTTCCGGTAATCAAAATATCGTCCACGAGCTGCGGCCGCGCGGCATAATAGGCCCGGCGCTCACGCATGGGGGCAATCAGCTGCTCCAACGCCTTAGTGATGCGCTCCTTGCAGGCTGAGCAGCCCATGGTTCCGCGTTCACAGCCTTCGCGTATCTCTGGAAGATGTCCCGGCTGGAAGGCGCTGTGATAAGCATAAATCGGGCAAATCTCCGGGTGTCCCGGATCATTTTTATGGACACGGGCGGTGTCGGTGACCGCTCTTTTAATTTTATGGGCGATTTCCTCCGCAGTAGAGTCAAGCGCGATGGCATTGCCCAGACTTTTACTCATCTTCGCATTGCCATCTGTACCTACAAGCCTTGGGGTATTGCTGATCAAAGCCTGAGGTTCTGCCAGTATAGGCTGGTACAGCTCGTTGAAACGGCGCACGATTCTGCGGGCCAGTTCCAGATGCGGCAGCTGATCGTCCCCCACGGGAATAATCGTTGCCTTGCAGAAGGTGATATCTGCAGCCTGGCTGACCGGATACCCCAGAAATCCGTAATACAATTCGTCGATTCCCCGTCCTTTGGCTTCTGCCTTAATGGTGGGATTATGGCGCAACGAATTAACGGATACGAACATCGAGAAATAGATAGTCAGCTCAGCAATTTCGGGAATCATCGACTGAATAAAAATAGTGGACTTCTCCGGATCAATTCCTGCGGATAAATAATCAAGGGTCATTTCGCGGATGTGGCTGCGGATTAAGTCCTTTTGTTCAAAGTGGGTCGTCAGCGCCTGGACATCGGCCAGAAAGACAAACGATTCATACCTCTCCTGTAAAAGCACCCGGTTCTCCAGACTGCCAACATAATGGCCAAGGTGGAGCTTTCCGGTCACACGGTCTCCTGTCAATACTCGTTCTGTCATAAGTGAACATCCTCCTAAAATTATTGAATACAATGTTGAGAAGCTTGTGAAATTGAACGGTGAACCGCCGCCACCAGCCATCCTCCATGGCCATCACCTCCTTAAAAACAAAATAACCCCGTCCGATAAGGACGAAGTTGTCGTTGTGCCACCTTAAATGACTGTTCAGCCGCACAAAAGTGCAGACTTTCCAGTCTTCGCATTACGGTGCGGAGATGCTGTAACCTATCATCTCGAGACCGTTCCCGTGATAACGGCGGGATTCCCGGCATTTCCCTAATGCACCCTCTAGGGATGGTTCGGAAAAGCAACTCCAAAGGCCATTCGAGCATATCCTGGACACCGGTTCACAGCAACCACCGGCTCTCTGCAAGTCCGCGGGGAATAGTCTACTTACCCTTTTTCAGCGTTGTTCTGCTATATGGGGAATATTACCTTATGAAGCGGGGTTCGTCAAGCCGGGACAAGCAGAAACGGCTCTACCTTGCGCGAAGCACACAAAAAAGGCCGAAGCTTCATTTGAAGCTCCGGCTGACGGATGGTTATGCGGATTTGGATGATTTTAGTTGTTGGAAATGGTATAAATCTCAGTCACAGGCCCGTCAGAGAGCTTCAGCTTCGTTTTGCCGTCGGCGCTCATCTTATAAAGACTCTCATTATCCTCTCCATTAAAATAGTAAATGCCTGTTACATTTTCATAGATAGCACTGTTATCCCAAGTCAGGCCGTTCAATTTGGTCAAGGTGAGATCGGCATTCAGGGCAAAAGCTCCGCTTGCTGCAAAAAGCACGATTTGACCGGCGGCTGTACCATTCTGCACCTTAAACAGATTCGTCACATTAGTTAATGCGACCGGTTTTGTGCTGGTTACTTTACCGTTTGCCACAGTGCTGATGGTGGCTTTTCCATTGCCGTCAACATAGGCGAGCTTGTTTCCGCCCATATCGGTAAGACCGACAATCCCGGTTTGGCTCAATTGAAAAATCTTTCCGGATTTATCAATTGCATACCCTTTGCTCTTGGAATATACGTAGTTATCATCGTCGTCTACAGTGATGCCTTTGTTGTAAATGTAGTAGTCTTTGGTCCAAAAACCTGAGTAGGTGGCGTTCGCATCCAGCGGGTTTTTGGCATTTACGGCTTTGGGATTTCCTCCGTTCAGCGGAAGGGTATACAGAACCATGGAGTTGAGGGAGTAATAGGTTTCTGACGGCTTGATGTCCACCATCACAGAGATTCCTGTAGGAGTTGAATAGATATAATCTGAAGATGGAATGGCACCTTGGGCTATAAATTGCACATTTCCGCTGCCGTCCTGGGACTTCGAGGCTGCCCAGGTATTGGTTCCATTCTTCAATACATTATAGTAAATGCGCCCGTTCACCACAAAGAAGCCCGGGAATTCCGTATCTGCTTTATTGGCGATTTGTTTGATTTGGGTATCATCTGCCGCATTGGCCAGTGAGCGGTAGATGACACCTTTATCATCCATGAAATACAGGTAATCCCCCTCTATCTGGTAAAACAATATATTCTTATCCCCTGCAAAGCTGCTGATCAGCGCATTATTTTCAGTTAGCGACAGGCGCTGCAGTTTGGATAAGTCATCACTTTCAAAGAAATACAAATACTTGCTTGTTGCCTCCAGGTAGTCTCCCGAGAAATTCTCGGAGAGTTTCTGCGCAGTCCCGCCAGCGGTAGGTACACGGTATAAAGCATCTTCCGAGTTGTAATAGACGTACCCGTTTTCGGCAGCAGCTGCCGACGCTTGTGGAGTCATCTTCCCTGACCCTAGAACACCGCCGCCAATCAATACACCTGCAAGCAGCGTAAGCCCTATTCTTGTGATTAACCTTTGAATCTTCTTCATTTGACGACTCCTCTGTAGATGATATGGTGGAACTATAACAATACCTAATAAAGATATCGGATTTGGGAGTGGAAAATATATGAAGCGAAAGAACCATTATTTCACGCTCAAATTAATCACCTTAAGTATTTGGAAAGAGCCGAAAGACATGCATAATAATGCAAATATAAAATGCCCCGATAGCCGGGAATCCGGCCTAAGGGGTAATAACCGCGGAGCTTCTGGCAGGCTGTAGGGTCTGATCAAGAGCAGGAAGGTAATCGCTGCAGTTTGTCGAATAATTATTTCATGAAAAAGAAGAAACGAGGATGGCGATGGAAATTCGAAAACAAATGATCAAAGTCTTGTTTGCCGTAGCGGCGTTTTATTCCCTTTTCAGCATCAGTTTGTATGCGGCGTCTCCAACTGCCGGTTCATTGGGTTCGTCTTACGGAGGGGAGTGGGTGGACAAAGCGTTTGTTGAGTCCGAGGATCTCGACGGTACGCTCAATCTTACCTTTGACAAGAATACTGGCAAGGCTGCTTTGGAGTATTCAGTCTGGGATGACTCAGAAAACTACAGTTTTCAATCGGTGGGACC
This genomic window contains:
- a CDS encoding GH36-type glycosyl hydrolase domain-containing protein, giving the protein MTTAPSTKLSIQKGDLNFTFLESGDLYQAFGGKMMINQLLSSSVDGAPGNLYARLHLSDGIQAFPLLGVKSASKFRQDGERLLWQGEITADQAGAGLGNTIRYQVVFSMADNGVWFWDVTIDGAGVPLDVIYTQDVGIASPGAVTSNEAYLSQYIDHTVFQDEAKGYVVCSRQNQPQDGKFPYLQQGLLSGAAGYSTDGFQFFGLSYKETNEPEALSQAKLANEVYQYEFAFTALQSSQTRLEGQARFTFYGLFREDHPAAITEMEYEASVQEAWQQVQSLGSVSVEGEWLDRVSINPRIGAPLQTLPLTGAELDALFPHKYQEEREGGKLLAFFTEGYEHVVLKDKELLVERPHGHILMSGDNARLNPEVITTTSYMYGIFNSQVVVGNTNFNKMMSNARSALNIFKTSGQRIYVHTDDQYHLLTMPSLFEIGFNYVRWYYKTASDTLVITNYTTMDEPEVRLHVRSASGIAYRFLITNQITMNVAEYEVPYEVSQDEAEGTLTFRAAKSGTSAEVYPELAYRMHLNGATYRLGDESFLVDGPAQGSASLVVMELEESGDWTLTLQGMLDGKERLLSPASFETEVVRYREFFAGVMNGFKLTQPGGGEGELFKVNALAWWYTHNMLVHYSMPHGLEQYGGAAWGTRDVCQGPVEYFLATHKYEQVREILLTVFAHQYEDDGSWPQWFMFDKYTHVQQEESHGDIIVWPLKVLGDYLRATQDYTVLDVQLPYTRKHSFDFTEQTASLREHALKELNYIKTNFLHDTYLSSYGDGDWDDTLQPANAQLKQYMVSSWTVALTYQTVLGLSRVLQDVDAVWSGELQQLADGIKGDFNRYMLGTDVIPGFLYFEDPADAKLLLHPEDKETGIQYRLLPMTRSMIGELLTPEQMEEHYELIREQFLCPDGVRLMNHPAQYAGGVSLHFKRAEQAANFGREIGLQYVHAHIRFVEAMAKIGKRDQVWKGLAVINPIGIRDAVPNAELRQSNSYFSSSDGKFANRYEAQERFAELRDGSVPVKGGWRIYSSGPGIYMNQLISNVLGIREDGGDLIIDPVLPDELDGTRLDFDYGGAPAAFVYHCSQGVLSYVKVNGQEVQAERLANPYRLGGLRIKRADFDRLRSTEGTVVDIYM
- the trpS gene encoding tryptophan--tRNA ligase, which produces MTERVLTGDRVTGKLHLGHYVGSLENRVLLQERYESFVFLADVQALTTHFEQKDLIRSHIREMTLDYLSAGIDPEKSTIFIQSMIPEIAELTIYFSMFVSVNSLRHNPTIKAEAKGRGIDELYYGFLGYPVSQAADITFCKATIIPVGDDQLPHLELARRIVRRFNELYQPILAEPQALISNTPRLVGTDGNAKMSKSLGNAIALDSTAEEIAHKIKRAVTDTARVHKNDPGHPEICPIYAYHSAFQPGHLPEIREGCERGTMGCSACKERITKALEQLIAPMRERRAYYAARPQLVDDILITGTKHARGIAKETMKEVREAMKLDYFSHSVMERGLL
- a CDS encoding DUF5050 domain-containing protein, coding for MKKIQRLITRIGLTLLAGVLIGGGVLGSGKMTPQASAAAAENGYVYYNSEDALYRVPTAGGTAQKLSENFSGDYLEATSKYLYFFESDDLSKLQRLSLTENNALISSFAGDKNILFYQIEGDYLYFMDDKGVIYRSLANAADDTQIKQIANKADTEFPGFFVVNGRIYYNVLKNGTNTWAASKSQDGSGNVQFIAQGAIPSSDYIYSTPTGISVMVDIKPSETYYSLNSMVLYTLPLNGGNPKAVNAKNPLDANATYSGFWTKDYYIYNKGITVDDDDNYVYSKSKGYAIDKSGKIFQLSQTGIVGLTDMGGNKLAYVDGNGKATISTVANGKVTSTKPVALTNVTNLFKVQNGTAAGQIVLFAASGAFALNADLTLTKLNGLTWDNSAIYENVTGIYYFNGEDNESLYKMSADGKTKLKLSDGPVTEIYTISNN